One region of Streptomyces capillispiralis genomic DNA includes:
- the cyc2 gene encoding germacradienol/geosmin synthase Cyc2 has translation MTQPFELPHFYLPHPARLNPHVEEARAHATSWAREMGMLEGSGVWEQADLDAHDYGLLCAYTHPDCDGPALSLITDWYVWVFFFDDHFLEKFKRTQDRRGGKAHLDRLPLFMPLDPAAPVPEPHNPVEAGLADLWARTVPAMSAGWRRRFAVATEHLLNESLWELSNINEGRIANPVEYIEMRRKVGGAPWSAGLVEYATAEVPAAVAGTRPLRVLMETFSDAVHLRNDLFSYQREVEDEGELSNGVLVLETFFGCTTQQAADIVNDVLTSRLHQFEHTAFTEVPAVALENGLTPAETAAVGAYAKGLQDWQSGGHEWHLRSSRYMNEGARSDTPWQSPSGRGTSAADIGALLAGAGAGRLRHYTHVPFPKVGPSIIPDIRMPFPLELSPALDGARRHLLEWSGRIGFLGEGVWDEDKLESCDLPLCAAGIDPDATQDQLDLASDWLAFGTYGDDYYPLVYGHRRDLAAARLTTARLSACMPLGPEPPPPPANAMERALIDLWARTTAGMTPGQRGPLKSAIETMTEAWVWELSNQIQNRVPDPVDYLEMRRATFGSQLTLGLARAGHGPAVPPEVYRSGPVRSLENAAIDYACLLNDIFSYQKEIEFEGEIHNAVLVVQTFFGIDYPTALPVVQDMMNQRMRQFEHVVAHELPVVYDEFELSDEARAIMRGYVTDLQNWMAAILNWHRSVPRYKDEYLSGRLHGFLPYRSPARPVLL, from the coding sequence CCGCACTTCTACCTGCCGCATCCCGCGCGGCTCAATCCGCATGTCGAGGAGGCCCGCGCCCACGCGACGTCCTGGGCGCGCGAGATGGGCATGCTGGAGGGAAGCGGGGTCTGGGAGCAGGCCGACCTGGACGCGCACGACTACGGCCTGCTCTGCGCCTACACCCACCCCGACTGCGACGGCCCCGCCCTGTCGCTGATCACCGACTGGTACGTGTGGGTCTTCTTCTTCGACGACCACTTCCTGGAGAAGTTCAAGCGCACCCAGGACCGCCGGGGCGGCAAGGCCCACCTCGACCGGCTGCCGCTGTTCATGCCGCTGGACCCGGCCGCCCCCGTCCCCGAGCCGCACAACCCGGTCGAGGCGGGCCTGGCCGACCTGTGGGCGCGCACCGTGCCGGCGATGTCCGCCGGCTGGCGCCGCCGGTTCGCGGTCGCCACCGAGCACCTCCTCAACGAGTCGCTGTGGGAGCTGTCCAACATCAACGAGGGGCGGATCGCCAACCCCGTCGAGTACATCGAGATGCGCCGCAAGGTGGGCGGCGCCCCCTGGTCCGCCGGGCTCGTGGAGTACGCGACCGCCGAAGTGCCCGCCGCCGTCGCCGGAACGAGGCCGCTGAGGGTACTGATGGAGACGTTCTCCGACGCCGTGCACCTGCGCAACGACCTGTTCTCCTACCAGCGGGAGGTCGAGGACGAGGGTGAACTCAGCAACGGCGTCCTCGTCCTGGAGACCTTCTTCGGCTGCACCACCCAGCAGGCCGCCGACATCGTGAACGACGTCCTCACCTCGCGGCTCCACCAGTTCGAGCACACCGCGTTCACCGAAGTACCCGCCGTGGCCCTGGAGAACGGGCTCACCCCGGCCGAGACCGCCGCCGTCGGCGCGTACGCCAAGGGCCTCCAGGACTGGCAGTCCGGCGGCCACGAATGGCATCTGCGCTCCAGCCGCTACATGAACGAGGGCGCGCGCTCCGACACCCCCTGGCAGTCCCCGTCCGGACGCGGGACGTCCGCCGCGGACATCGGCGCGCTGCTCGCCGGCGCGGGGGCCGGGCGGCTGCGCCACTACACCCACGTGCCGTTCCCGAAGGTCGGCCCGTCGATCATCCCCGACATCCGCATGCCGTTCCCCCTGGAGCTCAGCCCCGCCCTCGACGGCGCGCGGCGGCACCTGCTGGAGTGGTCGGGGCGGATCGGCTTCCTCGGCGAGGGCGTCTGGGACGAGGACAAGCTCGAGAGCTGCGACCTCCCCCTGTGCGCGGCGGGCATCGACCCGGACGCCACCCAGGACCAGCTCGACCTGGCCTCCGACTGGCTGGCCTTCGGCACCTACGGCGACGACTACTACCCGCTGGTCTACGGCCACCGCCGCGACCTGGCCGCCGCCCGGCTCACCACCGCCCGCCTGTCCGCCTGCATGCCGCTCGGCCCCGAGCCGCCCCCTCCGCCCGCCAACGCCATGGAGCGCGCCCTGATCGACCTGTGGGCGCGTACGACGGCGGGCATGACACCCGGCCAGCGCGGCCCCCTGAAGTCGGCCATCGAGACGATGACCGAGGCCTGGGTGTGGGAGCTGTCCAACCAGATCCAGAACCGCGTCCCGGACCCGGTGGACTACCTGGAGATGCGGCGCGCCACCTTCGGCTCCCAGCTCACCCTGGGGCTCGCCCGCGCCGGACACGGACCGGCGGTGCCGCCCGAGGTCTACCGCAGCGGTCCCGTCCGCTCCCTGGAGAACGCGGCGATCGACTACGCGTGCCTGCTCAACGACATCTTCTCGTACCAGAAGGAGATCGAGTTCGAGGGAGAGATCCACAACGCGGTCCTCGTCGTGCAGACCTTCTTCGGCATCGACTATCCGACCGCGCTGCCCGTGGTGCAGGACATGATGAACCAGCGCATGCGCCAGTTCGAGCACGTCGTGGCGCACGAACTGCCGGTGGTCTACGACGAGTTCGAGCTGTCGGACGAGGCGCGGGCGATCATGCGGGGCTATGTGACCGACCTGCAGAACTGGATGGCCGCCATCCTCAACTGGCACCGGAGCGTCCCGCG